The following proteins come from a genomic window of Sulfitobacter indolifex:
- a CDS encoding flagellar hook assembly protein FlgD, whose product MIDATTASTLSTTSTSAAATSSAELQESYNSFLTLLTAQISNQDPLNPVDSTQFVSQLAQLTQVEQSIATNASLEQISTMLSTVGAMSDLQLIGRDVLVPSSQVRMTEDEFPLSYQLNAGAEDVTIRIYSEDGTLVREMPGPSTAEGKVIDVDWNRLDSVGLPVPPDTFRVEITATDVSGNDVGVTPLTRAEVTRVNFTGQGAELELDNGEQVLSHTVRSVL is encoded by the coding sequence ATGATCGACGCGACAACAGCCAGCACCCTGAGCACCACCAGCACATCGGCGGCGGCGACCTCCTCTGCCGAGCTTCAAGAAAGCTACAACAGCTTCCTCACCCTGCTGACGGCCCAGATTTCGAACCAAGACCCGCTGAACCCGGTGGATTCGACGCAGTTCGTCTCGCAATTGGCGCAGTTGACCCAAGTTGAGCAAAGCATCGCGACCAACGCGAGCCTTGAGCAGATCAGCACAATGCTGTCCACCGTGGGCGCGATGTCGGACCTGCAGTTGATCGGGCGCGATGTCTTGGTGCCGTCGTCCCAAGTGCGCATGACCGAGGACGAATTTCCGCTCAGCTACCAACTCAACGCCGGGGCGGAGGATGTGACCATCCGCATCTATTCCGAAGACGGCACGCTGGTCCGCGAGATGCCCGGCCCCTCGACCGCGGAAGGGAAGGTGATCGACGTGGATTGGAACCGGCTAGATTCAGTGGGTCTGCCCGTGCCGCCAGATACCTTCCGGGTTGAGATCACGGCGACGGACGTCAGCGGCAACGACGTGGGCGTAACCCCACTGACCCGCGCTGAGGTGACGCGGGTGAACTTCACCGGACAAGGGGCAGAGCTGGAGCTTGATAACGGAGAGCAGGTGCTTTCTCATACGGTGCGCTCGGTTCTATAA